AAGCCACTGGCGCTGGACCACGCGAACTGCCCTGACCAAGACCTTGTAAACCTTGCCATGGCGGCATGGGACGAAGCGTTGGAGCTGGGCGAGAAGCACGGCTACCGCAACGCACAATCCACTGTGATCGCGCCAACCGGCACTATCGGTCTGGTTATGGACTGCGACACCACCGGAATTGAGCCTGACTTCGCCCTTGTGAAGTTCAAGAAACTGGCCGGCGGCGGGTACTTCAAGATCATCAACCGCGGCGTCCCGGGTGCTCTGGAAAACCTTGGCTATGCCAGCAACCAGATCGAAGAGATCGTTTCCTACGCTGTAGGCCACGGCACGATCGGGAACGCTCCTGGCATCAACCATACCGCACTTGTGGGTCATGGCTTCGGTGAAGCTGAGCTCGCCAAGATCGAGGCTGCACTGCCAAGCGCCTTCGACATCCGCTTCGTGTTCAACCAGTGGACCTTGGGCGAAGAGTTCTGCACCGGCACTTTAGGCATCCCAGCGGCTGAGCTGAACAACCCCAGCTTCGACATGCTGCGTCACCTCGGCTTCACCAAAGAGCAGATCGAGCACGCGAATGACCATGTCTGCGGCACCATGACATTGGAAGGTGCGCCGCACCTGAAGGAAGAGCACTACTCCGTGTTCGACTGCGCCAACCCATGCGGCAAGAAGGGCAAGCGCTTCCTGTCCGTGGACAGCCACATCTACATGATGGCAGCGGCTCAGTCCTTCATCTCCGGCGCGATCTCCAAGACGATCAACATGCCGAACGATGCAAATATCGAGGACTGCCAGAAAGCCTACGAGTTGTCTTGGTCCTTGGGCATCAAGGCCAACGCGCTCTACCGTGACGGCTCCAAACTGTCGCAACCTCTGGCCGCAGCACTCGTTGAAGACGACGACGAAGCCGCAGAGATCCTTGAAAGCGGCTCTAACCACGAAAAAGCCACCGTGCTTGCCGAGAAGGTGATCGAGAAAATCATCATCCGCGAAGTCGAAAAAGCCACCGCACGCACCAAAATGCCAGAGCGCCGCAAGGGTTACACCCAAAAGGCCGTCGTCGGCGGGCACAAGGTTTACCTGCGCACCGGCGAATACCAAGACGGGCAACTGGGCGAAATCTTCATCGACATGCACAAAGAAGGTGCAGGCTTCCGAGCCATGATGAACAACTTCGCCATCGCGGTCTCCGTGGGTCTGCAATACGGCGTGCCGCTGGAGGAGTTCGTGGACGCGTTCACATTCACCAAGTTCGAGCCCGCAGGTATGGTCCAAGGCAACGACAGCATCAAGAACGCCACGTCGATCCTTGACTACATCTTCCGCGAGTTGGCCGTGTCCTATCTGGACCGTACCGATCTGGCGCATGTGAAGCCAACCGGCGCAACGTTCGACGATATCGGTCGGGGCGAGAACGAGAACCTGCAGAACATCGACGATCTGTCGGAAAGTGCCGCGTCCAAATCGCTAGAAGTGCTGAAGCAGATCAGCTCCACCGGGTATCTGCGCAAGCGCGTGCCACAAGAGTTGAAAGTGCTGCAGGGCGGTATGGGCATGGGCCACGCAACATTGGGGGCCACGGCGCTTGATGCTGCGACCGATCCAGTCGCAGCGCTGCAAACGCTGGTGCCGGAAGTCACAACAGCACTTGCTTCGGGTGCGATGTCTTTGGACGCACGGACCAAGGCAAAGATGCAAGGCTACGAAGGCGAAGCCTGCGGCGAGTGCGGCAACTACACACTCGTGCGCAACGGCACCTGCATGAAGTGCAACACCTGCGGCGGGACATCCGGCTGTAGCTAAACAAAATACCGGCGCTGCTCCTGCGGAGCGGCGTCCGGGTTCCGGGGCGGGTGCGCTCGCCCCTGACGCAGATCAGGCCGCAGGCAAAAAAACTTGAGCGGTATAATTACGAGCCTGATCAGTGAACCTCGGGCCCTTCTTCGGAAGGGCCCTTTTTCTTTTTGGAGGGGCGGTGGGAGACGTCCCTCACGCGTGTGAGCCGGAATCGCGGACTGTCGGTTGATCGCACCCACAAACCCTGCCAAGGTTTGAGTGAATCCCCAAATAAGGTCTGTCTCATGCCCACACCAAAACCAGTCCCAGGCGCGATCCTGAGTAGAATGTCGTTTCCAAAACTCGGGGGCGGGGAGCTGAGCATTGGCGGCACCTCCGAGAACTGGACGCTGTTCATCGTCTACCGCGGCAAGCACTGCCCGCGCTGTAAAAAATACCTCAATATTCTCAACGATATGCGTGACAAGTGGGCGGACGCAGGCTTCGATATTTGCGTGGTGTCCGCCGATACGGAAGCGAAGGCAAAAGCCGACCAAGTAGAATTCGGATGGGGTTTTGATCTCGGATATGGCCTGACTGAAGAGCAAATGGGGACACTTGGTCTCTACGTGACCGAGCCACTCTCCGACGCGGAAACCAATCGCCGTTTTGCTGAACCCGGCGTGTTTGTTATCCGCCCAGATGGGAGCCAGTTGCTTTTGGCGATCTCTAACGGCCCGTCGGCCCGCCCGGATCTTGCCGAGTTGCTGGATGGGATGATCTTTACCAAAGTGAACGACCGCCCGCCGCGCGGCACCGTTTAAGCCTCACAGCCGACCCTGAGCCCGTAGACGTGCCGCAAGTCCGTCCGCGCGTGCGTCGCCTGCCTCTAGCGCAAAGATATACGCGTGGGTCAGATAGAACCCTTGCGCCACGTCTTTCGCCGCTTCATCTGCGGCGCGCGTGTAAAGTGTGATCAACGCGTCCACATCGCCTGCCGCGTGGGCCGCAAGCAACTGCGCATCAAGGCTCACTGGGCCGCGACGGCGTGGCTTTGCCGGTAATCCAAGATCCGCTGAGCCACCCAAGCGTGGAAACAGTGGGTCGGACCATCCATCGCGGGGCTAAACCGCCCGCCGTCAAAGCCTGCGCCGTAACGGCCGCGTTGCATCCCTTCGACGACGAAGATGTCTTCCTCGAACACCTCCTTCCAAAGCGCGGTGTTTTTCTGGCGCATTTCGTCATCCACCTTGGGGGCCGCGTAGTAGATATGGACGTGTTCAGTAGTTTCGTTGATCGCTTTTGGCTCTAGGATGATCGCGTAGCCGTGGTCACGTTGCGCCGCGAGCAGGACGTTCGGGTAGACGGTGATATATTCGGCCCCTTCGTCCCATTTGGCGCTCAGCCCCGCAAAGTCGGGGAAGCGTTTGCCGCTTTCACCTTCGAACTGACGATAGACCAGCGTGCCCTGACCAGAATACTTGTCAGGCACATCGATATTGTAGTGATCTTCCAGCCGCGAATAGCTGTTCAGGCCGGGATGGACCCATGGCAGGTGGTAGCTTTCGCAATAGTTCTCAACTGCCAGTTTATAGTTGCTCTTCACCTTCAGCTCGAACTTGCTGTCGCCGCCGCCGTGATACATCGGCTGGTCGAACTCGGCCCAGCGGGCGATCAGCTCTGCATGGACTTCCTCGAAAGGAGCGGCCGCGCCGGAGATGTTGATGAACACCACATCACGCCAGATATGCGAGCGTATCTCGATCAGGCCCATGGTGGCGTTGTCCAACGCCTCATGCGTGTTCATGCCCGGGCCGCCGACATGAGGCGTCGCCACCAGCTTGCCTTTGGTCGAATAGCACCACGAGTGATAGGGGCACCGGATCGCGCCCTCGATCTTGCGTGGTTCCTCGACCAAAATCATCCCGCGGTGGCGGCAGGTGTTCTGAAATACGCGCACATCGCCATCTTTGTCTCGGATCAACAGCAAAGGCAGGCCTAGAAACTCCAGCGGCTTGGCGTCGCCATTCTCGGGCACATCTGCGCCAACGGCCAACCCTGCCCATGTTGCATGCAGAACCGCAGCGGTTTCTTCGACGAAGGTCGCGTCGTCAATGTAATGGGCGTTTGGTAGCCCCCGAGCTTGCTCGATCGGGGCAATGACAGCGGTGAGTTCAGTGGACATAGCGGCCTCCCAACAAAGTTAGTGGGCAAATCCTCCCAGATTCGGGACAACTTCACTTGTATCACTGCGACACAGAACGCCTCACCGCGACGCGTGAACCGCATCCCGCCGAAACGAACGCGCGCCATAGGAACGTTCCTGCCGATGAAGCTAGGTGGCCCTTTGCTCGGCAACCCTATGCCTGCCCAACACAGTTGAACTGGCATTGATTGGCCCGTTTTGGGCGACTTGTGGCAGGCCTCTCCCACGCGAGTGCAATCAGGTGCATCTCTAATCCCGAGACCACCGCATCAGGTGGCTCGGCCCAGAAGGACGGGCCTTATTTGAAACGACTTTACGGAGAGAGTTCTATGAAAACCGCTCTTATTGCACTGACCACCGCAACCTTGATGGGCACTATGGCATCCGCCGCAGTGGCTGATCTGGACAGCGACGGCGACGGCGTCGTGTCCTTCACCGAAATGCTGGCTGTTTATCCAACTCTGACTGAAGAGGGGTTCAGCGCAGTCGACACCAATGGCGACGGCGTTGTTGATGAAGAGGAGCTGACTGCAGCCACCGAAGGCGGCCTGATCCCAGAAGCGTAACCCCATTCGCCTCGCGCCGGCCAGCACCTAAGCGCGATGGCGAATAAGCCCGCGTCCCCGTCAAAGCTCGATCTGCCTCGAGTGGCGGGGGCGCGGGTCTTTCTATTTAGCGCCGCGCGACAGGGCAGCTACGCCAGTGCGCGCCTGTTCGACCAAGCCCAGAGGGCGCATCAGGTCTGCGAAGGCGTCGATTTTCTCGGAGTGGCCGGTCATCTCGAACACAAAGCTTTCCAGCGTGCTGTCTACAACATTGGCGCGGAAGATTTCGGCCAGACGCAGCGCCTCAATCCGGTCGCTGCCGGTGCCTGCAACTTTGAACAAGGCCAATTCGCGTTCTACGCTTGCGCCTTCTTCAGTCAGGTCATGCACGTCATAGACGGGAACCATGCGTTCCAGCTGCGCCTTGATTTGGGTAATCACGGCAGGCGTGCCGGTGGTTACAATCGTGATGCGCGAGCGGTGGCCCTCATGGTCGACCTCCGCCACGGTCAGGCTTTCGATGTTGTAGCCGCGCCCCGAGAACAACCCGATCACCCGCGCCAGAACACCGGCTTCGTTCGAGACGACACAGGCCAGAGTGTGGCTTTCGATATAATCCGCATTGGGGTCCTTTAGGTCATAGGCCGAATGCTTGGACGAGCCTTTTTTGATCTTAAGCGGCGACATGGCGGTCTCTCTTTCTTCTTTATCGTATGTCGATCACAGGGGTGCCGGATTTGGCCGGATAGCCTGCGGTTGTCAGCAATGTAAGGCGCAGCGGTTCCTCCGCCGATTTGTCGAGGCAAATGCTTTTAGGCCGTAAGGTCACAGGCACGCCGTCAATGTCGATCCGGTCGGCGAAATGCAAAACCTGCGCATCCCCCGAGCCGGTTGAAGTGGCCGTCACCAGATAGCCACCGTCAGGTGCGTCGTCACAGTCCACACCGCACACACAAACCTCGGCGGCTTGCGCGAAGCGCAGCTCCTGCTGATAGACGTCGCGGTTCAGATCGAAATCTGGAACCACCGCGGGGGGCAGGGCTGCTGCAAAGAGGGAGACAAACCACTCCCACATCGGCTTACACCATCACCGCGCCTTTGGCCCCGATGGCATCTTCACCGGTGTCTTCCCCCATGAGCATCTCGTTATGCGGTGCGCCTGACGGGATCATCGGGTAGCAGTTTTCGTGCTTCTCCACGCCGCAGTCGAACACCACCGGACCGTCATGGTTCAGCATTTCCATGATTGCGTCATCGAGATCGGACGGATCGGTGCACTTGATACCCTTGGCCCCAAAGGCCTGAGCCAAAACCACGAAGTCGGGCAGGGCCTCGGACCACGAGTGGCTATAACGATTACCGTGCAGCAATTGCTGCCACTGGCGAACCATGCCAAGCCGTTCGTTGTTCAGGATGAACTGCTTGATCGGCAGGTTATACTGACGGGCGGTGCCCATTTCCTGCATATTCATCAGCCATGACGCTTCGCCCGCCACGTTGATCACCAACGCATCGGGATG
Above is a window of Litoreibacter janthinus DNA encoding:
- a CDS encoding aromatic ring-hydroxylating oxygenase subunit alpha, whose amino-acid sequence is MSTELTAVIAPIEQARGLPNAHYIDDATFVEETAAVLHATWAGLAVGADVPENGDAKPLEFLGLPLLLIRDKDGDVRVFQNTCRHRGMILVEEPRKIEGAIRCPYHSWCYSTKGKLVATPHVGGPGMNTHEALDNATMGLIEIRSHIWRDVVFINISGAAAPFEEVHAELIARWAEFDQPMYHGGGDSKFELKVKSNYKLAVENYCESYHLPWVHPGLNSYSRLEDHYNIDVPDKYSGQGTLVYRQFEGESGKRFPDFAGLSAKWDEGAEYITVYPNVLLAAQRDHGYAIILEPKAINETTEHVHIYYAAPKVDDEMRQKNTALWKEVFEEDIFVVEGMQRGRYGAGFDGGRFSPAMDGPTHCFHAWVAQRILDYRQSHAVAAQ
- a CDS encoding redoxin domain-containing protein, which codes for MPTPKPVPGAILSRMSFPKLGGGELSIGGTSENWTLFIVYRGKHCPRCKKYLNILNDMRDKWADAGFDICVVSADTEAKAKADQVEFGWGFDLGYGLTEEQMGTLGLYVTEPLSDAETNRRFAEPGVFVIRPDGSQLLLAISNGPSARPDLAELLDGMIFTKVNDRPPRGTV
- a CDS encoding EF-hand domain-containing protein — encoded protein: MKTALIALTTATLMGTMASAAVADLDSDGDGVVSFTEMLAVYPTLTEEGFSAVDTNGDGVVDEEELTAATEGGLIPEA
- the ilvN gene encoding acetolactate synthase small subunit; translation: MSPLKIKKGSSKHSAYDLKDPNADYIESHTLACVVSNEAGVLARVIGLFSGRGYNIESLTVAEVDHEGHRSRITIVTTGTPAVITQIKAQLERMVPVYDVHDLTEEGASVERELALFKVAGTGSDRIEALRLAEIFRANVVDSTLESFVFEMTGHSEKIDAFADLMRPLGLVEQARTGVAALSRGAK